tgccgtcccctaaTTATCAGAATATTAACAAGGCTTATCTCTAGGTAATTGTGAGGAGCAGGGCATTGTTTTTAGTCAATTAAGCTAAGTTATTGAAGTGAATATTATTTTGTCAAAAGActaaaacaactaaaaaaaaaatcctaactgTAACCTACAAATATGATTGTTAATAGgaaccattttttctttttaaaaaagatttatttgaaagtcaaagttacagagagagaggcacagagagagtaaACAAGAATCTTCCAACCGCTGTTTCACTCAATGGCCACAATcaccagggctcggccaggctaaagccaggagccaggagcttcagctgagtttctcacgtgggtacttgggccatcttccactgctttcccaggcacattagcaggaagctggactgggcatggagcagccaggactcaaaccaatgtccctattggatgccagccctgcaggtggcagctttacctgctacgacacaCCACAGTGCTAGACCCAGAGAccgttttttctttaaaatgtatgccTTGAATAACTTTGGTAATGTTTAGTCtctttttaatttgtataatGAATCCTAGATATTCAGTGTACTAATTTGCTTTCCTAATGTGTCTTTCAGTGTTAAATTTACGGACTCTCACACCTATTTCAGTTATTCCTCCCTTGGGATTCCACAGAATCATCAATGTCTTTTGCATTTGAATTTTAAATCTCCACAGCCTCCTCTGAAATGGCTGAGATGTATTTCACCATTAGGTGGCAatattgttctttaaaaaaaaaaaaaaaaaaaaatcacacaagggCTCACTAGAATGTAAGCCTATATAGAGGATGGCTATTTTGAGAGTTCCTGAAAACTATATTATTCAACTTGTAGCATTTTCACTTAAAACTTGACATTTCTTCAAGTATTTTAAGATTTCCAAAAGAACAACAGaatgtttattttgagctttgagaATTAGGGGAAACGTCTGTGTTGGGAATTGGGCCCTCATGGGGGGTCTCCGGGGAAACCGGAAGTACTGCCCTCTGCTGCAGCTCTGTGCCTCTCCAGCTTAGCCATCAGTTCTTTGGCTGGATTGAAGACGCCACTGGTCTGCTGGTCACAGACATAGCAGCGCGGGGTGGTGCGGAAATGCTGCAGGGCACAGCTCTCACAGAAATAATGCCTGCACTTGGTCACCACGGGGTTTTGGAAGGTCTGGCGACAGATGAAACACTTGAATGGTATTTCCTCATGGTCGCTGCCCACTTCGTAGTCTTCATCCTCGCAGACACTGTAGCGACCCTCATCAAGCTCACGTTCAATCTGCCAGCCATGCTTGTAATCTGAGCGGTCGTGGAGGAATTTGCAGCTGTCTCCGAAGCCGCAAAAGCCAGTCTCCTTGTAGTCCTTACAGATGTCGGGCTGGTAATCCCAGCGCACGGTGGCTCGCAGGTGCTCGGGCGCTCGGATGGGGCCCTTCCTCACCATCCCGGAGGAGGCATTGCCCATCGACGTATCCTTGGGCTTCATGTATTTCTGGTAGCTATTGATGCCCCGGTAGATCTTGTCATCCTCCTGGCCCCTCAGCGCCTCCTGGATCTTTCGGCTGCGCTCAAAGATGGCTTGCGCGTCCCGCTCCTTCTCCGTGTCCAGCTCGTACACGGCCGTCGCCCCCATATCCTCGGGGCCCGCGGGTTTGGCCGAGCGGGTGGACTTGTAGACGACGCCGAGGCTCTCGGGCTCCTttcccgcctcctcctcctccccgcggCTGCCGTCCTTCCGCTTCGCGCCGCCACAGGTCTTCTGTATCATGGGGTTGTGGGCCGCCCGCCTCTGCTCGGGCCGAACCACAGGGCTGCCTTCGTCgccactgctgctgctttccccgggatCTGGGTCGTACACCGGACGCTTTCTGCGCGCGGCAGCCCCTTTCCGCCCAGGCTTTTTGAAGAGGAAGGCGCACACCTGGCCGGCCGTCTCTCCTGAAGGCCGCTCTGCCATCTTAGAGCCCGGGGCTCCCAAACGGCTGCGGCACAACGGGCGACCGGGTCGGCGCGCGCCTCCTACGTCACTGCTGGGGGAGAGGACGGGCCCGGGAGCGCCAGTGCGCAGGCGCCAGACCCGCACTCCCTGCGGGGCTGCTACCGGAAACCCTTGACAAAGATTATGGAGTGTGCTGTGTATCTtgtttttttgtgggttttttgtttgtttgttttgtatttcacATTTCAACTGATACAAAGGATAATACTGTTCATGCCTCAAGGCATTTACAGTCTAGTAGACAAGACAAATGCGGAATACAGTCAGGACAGATGAACTCTGTGATACAGAAGAGATACCGAATGTCACCCctcaaaaattacttttaaacaaGACTCTGTGGGAAGGCCTCAGGAGAGCATGCACTTGAGCTGAGCCTTTGAGAGATGGTACAATCTGAATGCACAGAGATCAGGAATACATTCCAGACAAAAGATGACAATATTCCTAGGTAAGTGTAGAGGCTTAACTGTCGCATCAAGGTGTCTGGCAGTGTTTGTTCTCAATGGATTGATACTAAAGACAATGCTTGGCAGAGGTGATCATGACATCAGAACAGTGATGGTCTAAGACTGTTCCTGCAGAAGGCAGGAAAGCAGCAAATGCTGTTAGCAGCACCTTTCTTCAGAGAGAGCTGCACATCAGTTTATAACCAGCCCCAAAGcatctttcttttcctattttgatGCACAAAAGCAAACTACTGAGCCTGTGACTAACTGAAGTGTCTGCTCCAACAGACAAACCATGCTTGCTTGTGGCTTTCACAAACTGGCCCGTGGGAAAGACAGCTGCAATTGGGAAGTAATCTGGCCCTCCCCAGTCAGCATGACCCAGGTTTGAATTTGTGGCAACAAAATGCGAAGAGGTACAAACACCTAAGGACATGATAAGCACGGGCTCCAGGCTGAGTGGCCTCCATCTGGCTACCGAAACACTGTAGTCTCTTAATACAATACTTTACCTCTTTCAGGTCTTAGCCAAATAATGTTTGTAGCTACTTAGTTGTACAGAATATCCTGTGTCCTCCTCACAATAAAGTCAGGCCATGAAGGAAGTTTCCTAGGGAACTGTGCTGACATCCGAGGTCCATTACCAGACTCGCAGCTGGCTTCAGCACCTGGCTCAGCAGCCCAGCCTCCTTGTCAGCTCCTTATAAGTCCCAGGCCATCCGCAAAGCAGGATGGTACTTCCTGAGACCACAAAGCTTGCTACTGCCTTAGTCTATCAATAGCTTTCTTGTTCCTTCCCTTCCaactctgtcatttttttttttaatttgatagagttagacagtgagagagagagagagagagagacagagagaaaggtcttccttccattggttcactaccctaatggctgctatggccggcacactgtaaccaggagccaggtgcttcctcctggtctcccatgcaggtgcagggcccaagcacttgggtcatcctccactgccttctcaggccacagcagattgctggactggaagaggagcaaccgggactagaacccggcgcccatttgggaggattaaccaagagagccatggtgctggcccctgtccttgttgttttgatttgGCACCAGGGACAAAGCCAAGCTTTTACAAACACGTTTATGTAATTCTTACCACATGACGTGtagtattttacatatattaattcatttaatcctaCAACAATTCTGAGACAGCAACTTTTATTATccacattttataaataaggaaaccGAGGTAcagaaaggttaagtaacttgcctaaCTCACAAAGCTAATTTCAGCTACCTTTGCCAGGCACCTACTTGTGCTATTTACTGCATTATCATCAACACAATAAAACCATATCCTGAGCCACTTCTTAAAAGCAAGGTCAGAGAAACTTTCTGAAAATGCTTAGTGATCCCTGCCCCACTCAACCCAATCcctagagctttttttttttcttttttcttttttttttacaggcagagtggatagtgagagagagagacagaaaggtcttcctttgccgttggttcaccctccaatggccgccgtagccggcgcaccgcgctgatccgaagccaggagccaggtgcttctactggtctcccatggggtgcagggcccaagcacttgggccatcctccactgcactcccgggccacagcagagagctagactggaagaggggcaaccaggacagaatccggcgccccaacctggactagaacccggtgtgccggcgctgctaggcggaggattagcctattgagctgcagcgcctgccccccccccctttttttttaacttttatttaataaatataaatttccaaagtacagcttttggattacagtgacttttAAACCCTAgagcttttacatttttttctaacatTATTATCCCCCAGACTAACTACATAACTGTGGGAGGGTGTGGTGGCTGCAGCTGGATGAGTCTATCAAGAAACCAATGTTTAGAAAAGGTCTTGCTGTCAAAAATCTTTGGTTTCCAGTTCTGACCTGGTATggttccctcttttcctcccaaaTAATCTCAAGAATGTCAAGACTTCTTTACTGTCTCACAGTAGCAGATGTTTGTGAAGGTTTCTGCAGCATAAACAGTTCTAATCTCTTGGGGTAGGGGGGCGCTTACATCATCTAATTCTTTTTCCACTTGaatttttctcttctgaaatTGTTTTATTGCTTTCAGCTCTGTCTGAATCATGCCAATTTCTTTGATTCTTTGATTGAACTTTTCCTCCAGGTCATGTATATACATAGTGTACTGGCGCTCCTgtatgaaaaaaagagagattgtaGATGAGTTAGGAAAAAGAACAGAACTTCCacaatggggccagcgccatggcgcagtagactaatcctccgcctgtggcgccagcatcccatatgggcgccggttctagtcccagctgcttctcttccaatccagcgctctgctatggcctgggaaagatgtagaagacggcccaagtccttgggaccctgcacccacatgggagactgggaagaagcacctggctcctggcttcagatcagcacagctcctgccattgcagccatttggggagtgaaccaacagacggaagacctttatctctgtctctccctctcactgtctgtaactatctctcaaataaataaataaaatttttataaaaaaaagttccagagtCATATTTGCATTGAGGCCTTGAGCCATTTGTACATCTTTGAAGAAATATCCCTTTTACTTtgcataaagttttaaaatgtttattgatttaaaaggcaaagaggaaaaaagaaaaagagatagagacaaagaaaatCCTTCCATCAACTgggttattccccaaatgcccataacagcaagggctgggccaggccaaggccaggagccaggaactcaatccaggcctcctatataggtggcagagactgaagtgctcagccattacctgctgtctccatcACCTGTTGCATtgtgggtgtgcattagcaggaagttggaatggagggcagagtcaggactcaaatccaggcactttgatatgggatggagCAGCTTAACTGAtgtaccaaatgtctgccctctGAATAAagttgtaaattttttaaaatttatttgacagggttatagacagtgagagagacagacagagagaaagttctttcctctgttggttcactccccaaatggttgccatggctggtgctgtgctgatccgaagccagaagctgggtgcttcctcctggtctcccgtgcgagtgtaggggcccaagcacttgggccatcctccactgtcctcctgggccacagcagagagctggactggaagaggagcatcggGGACTagatctggtgcccatacggatgctggcacggcaggtggaggactaaccaagtgagccacggtgctggtccctaaagttttaatttttataaaaagataccAACCAcctgtaaaagaaacaaaattttggaaaaatttctATACAAGCTGATAGAAAGGAAGACAATGtagatgtttatttaaaagggataTGAGAAGACTAAACAAATCTTTACTCTGTAAGAAGGGCAACATCCCCAACATAAATTGAAATTAGTAAGCTGAGATACAAGGGGAGGATAAATATTCTagtaaaagaagaaggaaggaggaaaaacaagaaaaatgagaaagaggaagaagagaaggaagtaaaggaaggagagagaggaaaggagggaaagtgggagggagaagaaaaggatcaatgtaataaaaatgaacaaaagacacCAAAAATGCAATTGGCCCTCTAACATGAAAAAGATTCTTAACCTACCTCGTAATATGAGAAACACAAATTGAAACTACACTTCAATACCATTTCTCAGCAGTCACATGGGCGAAAGTCAAATTCAACACTGTATTCTATTGGCAGCACTGCAGAAGCAGTCTCACACCCCGGGGTGGTATCATGAAAACGGCACAGTATCTATACAGGGAAATTTGGCAGCATctacaaaaaatacatatttttctttgacCCAGCAGTATCACCTATAGAAATCTATCCCCAAAGGCACAGTGGCCAAAATGTAAAAAGATGTCCACAACAGGTTCTTTACTGGAGCAGTAACTGTAGCACCAAACAGTGGAAACAACCCTGTCAGCAGCTGTGGGCTGGGTGCTTGCCCTCCCCTCTCACTAAATTCCTTTAAGTCCTAAGCCTCAGTGTAATGGCATTTGGAAGTGTGGCCTTGGGTAGGCAATCAGGTTTAGATACAGTCATGACGGTGCAGCTCCATGGTGGGACTGATCGCCTGCAAGAGGAGATGAGGAGACCAGAACTTTCTCTCTGCCGTGTGAGGATACACATGGCGGCAGTGGCCTCTGAACCAGTAGGCGAGCCCTTACTGAGAACCttcccatggggctggtgctgtggcatagcaggttgaaccgctgcctgcaggcacaggcatcccatatggttcgagtcccggatattccacttccaatccagctccctacggatgatctgggaaagcagcagaggatggtccaagtgcttgggcccctgccacccacatgggagacctggatgaagctcctggctctggctttggcctggcccagttccagctgatacagccatctggggagtgaaccagcagatggaagttctctctctctctctctctctctctctctctctctctctctctaactctgccttttgaataaaataattctttaaaaaataaaagaaccttCCCATGCTGACACCCTGacctcagacttccagcctctaaAACTGTGGGCGATGTGTGTGTTTACACCACCTGATCTATGGTACCCTGTCCTAGCGTTCCTGACTCAAGTGGAGACCAGCTGAATACAGTGAGAACACACATGTAACGGACCATCGTACAGCTAATGCGGGAGAGCTTCACACACTGCTGTGGATTCATCTCCGAGAAACACGAAATAAAGGAAGGTGTAGTCTGTGTATAATATATGCTATGCTTTATCTAAGAAAGAAGAGATGCAATATGCTTCTCTGTTAACATTTATTACAAACATCAATGAAAAACTTTTAAGTGAAAGGATAAACCCACAATGAGTACCTACAGGAACAGGGAAAAGGCAGTGTGGAAAAGACACGGATTGAAATTGGATTTCTCAATACATACTCTGTttcatagtctttttttaaaaaacattttatttatttgagaggtagagttacagacagtaagagagagagagagagagagagagagagagaggtctccagtcttctggttcactcccttaaatggccacaatggctggagctgagccaatctggagccaggagtttcttccaggtctcccacgtgggtgcaggagcacaaggacttgggctattttctactgctttcccagaccatagcagagagcaggattggaaggggaacagcaggaacttgaacaggcacccatatgggatgtcagtgctgcatgctagggctttaacacactgtaccacagcaccagcccctgtttgaTGGTCTTGATTTCAAAACCATGTACATACTTTACATAATTACACATTTTTACATTCAAAATTTAATCTTAAGAAGTAACCTCTGGGGCAGAGTGCCTGGAGTCTGAGTCCTGCACCTCTGTTtctcattcagcttcctgttaatgtacctgggaggtacCAAATgatggcccgagtatttgggcccctgccacccatgtgggagatctggattgagttactggctcctggctttggcctggtccagacccagttGTTGtcggtatttgggaaatgaaccagtggatggaagatctctttctttcaaataaatagatatatatttttaaaaagcaacctttcaaaagcaaaatatattGAATTTGTGGCATATATGTTGGGTTTATGGCAAAATATGTTGGATTTGTGTTCACAGTAAGGAATTCAAAATGGTTTTATATCTTGCAATTTTGACCATAAATCCTCATTAGTATATTTTCTATGGGTGTGGAAATGCCTCCCCAAATCCTAAACTATTTCCAGTAATCTACTATTGGTGGTACCTTAGTATACTGAGGATTTTTGATGTAGTAACATTTAAGCAACAAAGTAATTATACTGTTTAAGAACCAGGATTTTGGAAGGGGGGCATCTGActttgtggttaagatgcccttgggggaggaggggctggcactgtggcagagcaggtaaagctgccacctgcaatgccggcatcccatatgggcgccagttccagtcccggctgctccacttccaatctagctctctgctatggcttgggaaagcagtatgaAATGGCACAggtctttgtgcccctgcacccatgtggagaccagaagaagctcttggctcctggcttcggattggtgcagctctggctgtctcagccatttggggagtgaaccagtggatggaacacctctctctctctctttctctccctctctgcctctctctttcaaataaataagtaaatgtaaaaaaaaaaaaaaaaaaaaagatgccctggggtaccctaatccactgttggtgggaatgtaaattggtaaagccactctgggagacagtgtgaagatacctcagaaatctgaatatagacctaccatatattccagccatcccactcctgggtatctacccaagggaaataaaatcagcatatgaaagagctatctgggactggcaccatggcgcactgggttaatcctctgcctgtggcaccagtatcccatatgggtgccggttcttgtctcggctgctcctcttccagtccagctctctgctgtggcccgggagggcaatggaggatggcccgagtacttgggcccctgcacccacgtgggggaccgggaagaggcacctggctcctggcttcagatcatcacagttctggccattgtggccatttggggagtgaaccagtggagagaggacctttctctctgcctgtttcactgtctgtaaccctacctgtcaaataaataaataaaatcttagaaaaaaaaaaaaagaaaaagaaagagctatctgtacctccatgtttatcgcagctcaattcacaatagcaaagacacagaatcaaccGAAATGCCCATCAGttgaagactgcataaagaaattatgggatatgtacaccatggaatactacacagcagtgaaaaaatgaaatctggtcatttgcaacaaaatggatgaaattggaaaacatcatacttagtgaaataagccagccccaaaaggaCAAACACCATGTGTTCTCTCTGACTTGTGATAACtaaaagagcacctaaaaggcaacctgCAGAAATGATACTGACACTTcaaaaagcaatgactttgaacagcccttgactGCTGAGAAAAAgctttttagtttatatttttctttttcttttcttttcctttatcatatcttccttatcttttttctttcatactaattattgaactctttacttaacatagggttaactatatgtgtataaaaattgaaaatagatcttaggggctggcgctgtggcacagtgggttaaagccctggcctgaagcactggcatcccatatgggctttggttctagtcctggctgctcctcttccgatccagctctcagctgtggcctgggaaagcagtagaagatggctcaagtccttgcgcccctgcacccacgtaggagacctggaagaagctcctggctcctggctttggatcagtgcagctccgggacattgcagccatcttggcagtgaatcagcagatggaagacctctcccctctttctctctctataactctgtctttcaaataagtaaaataaatcttttaaaaaaagatttataaaagaaaatagaccttagtaaaaaatcagagtgagaataagaaagggaagaggaaggagggtgggagtgtaggtgggagggcgGGCACAGTGAGAAGAATTACCAAGACCTTAAAgttgaaatgtatgaagttcatAACTGCAaaacagtatagttctgcatacattcctatgaacttaattctaagggtacagtttagaaatttgccatgggaccccaaattcccTTAAGCTGGCTGGTAAAATATAGCAGTTTAAGTGTTACAGAGATcaaatggataggattaagtggtaaagtgaccatCTAGAAAGGaacaagtgttaaagtgatcatataaatagtacTACGTGtctggaaataataatagaattaaaaaggagtgaaggctccaTAGCTGAGGCAGCACATGTCAAGATacctgggtgatcactgatgtcatacagaAGAGTACTATTTGTTAAATaagcaagagtcactgtgcactaacctcCCATGcgggacctctgtccccaaagaatcacttccttttagtgtattaagtggaggatattattATATCTTATAAGTTACAGTTATATCTAAGAGCTGGCAAGAGATGTATCATTcctggttcttctttaaagagaattaagtttctaaaaaaaaaaacaagggtgaggaaggaaaggaaaggaggaaggggaaaaaaaagtgaagtcaCCTTTGATA
The DNA window shown above is from Lepus europaeus isolate LE1 chromosome 22, mLepTim1.pri, whole genome shotgun sequence and carries:
- the LOC133751355 gene encoding E3 ubiquitin-protein ligase RNF113A-like, translating into MAERPSGETAGQVCAFLFKKPGRKGAAARRKRPVYDPDPGESSSSGDEGSPVVRPEQRRAAHNPMIQKTCGGAKRKDGSRGEEEEAGKEPESLGVVYKSTRSAKPAGPEDMGATAVYELDTEKERDAQAIFERSRKIQEALRGQEDDKIYRGINSYQKYMKPKDTSMGNASSGMVRKGPIRAPEHLRATVRWDYQPDICKDYKETGFCGFGDSCKFLHDRSDYKHGWQIERELDEGRYSVCEDEDYEVGSDHEEIPFKCFICRQTFQNPVVTKCRHYFCESCALQHFRTTPRCYVCDQQTSGVFNPAKELMAKLERHRAAAEGSTSGFPGDPP